In Nocardia sputorum, a single genomic region encodes these proteins:
- a CDS encoding NAD-glutamate dehydrogenase: MVATTQQTISPKRFRDDPTDLEAAYFRWIQPGSSTSAITDRAERIFRQHLELAATRAPGSATTRVYRPDDSAGVGAAIQIVNDDMPLLVDSVTAALRRLGATVTEVVHPVFDVSRDADGRVLSIAPRDGVAEPAGEADGRTLRESWIHVQLGAGLSDELVDRIEQALPPLLADLRRVADDTPTMVEVLNTVADQLDQAAQWAGDAEIPQTAGLLRWLSDGHFTPLGYGYYHFRRSAPSANADFEPWQLPGTGLGILGNGADADISVPVVGAKRTVLRMANGSVDSLLPGSRDLYFISVADYGASDPSGRAAWGDTVKMVKGEHVFVGTFTVAGLHENILDIPVISRRVLQVIEWAGFGLDSFSGQAMLEMMQSFPRVELFSTDARRLFETVSAVMNLGLRRQVRLFIRRDSRSDTIYCLVYMPRDRYSTEVRVRMGEILREQFDAEQIAYSARATESELAVVYFTVHRKPGADAADISEENRERIQELLLATTWTWGDRLVAEAAGASDVPQALVTEYAAAFPASYQQEHEPAHALSDLRRLERLADGAIDTDLYRQGDSASAEWRFTLYVAGEGVSLSRVLPVLHSLGVEVVDERPYRIVLADRPDRWIYDFGLRVTAAPLREALAAEPSAQLAHSVDATSLPETSARRRFPDAVTAMWFGRAEVDGLNELVLRAGLHWREVALLRAYAKYLQQAGFAYTFGNITRVLLTHPATARSCIDLFAAYFDPDGVGTEATDRAAEIAARVQSEIDAVVSLDTDRILRALFGLIEATLRTNYYRRDEAGARLDYLSVKLNPHAIAELPKPKPQFEIFVYSPRVEGVHLRFGSVARGGLRWSDRLEDFRTEILGLVKAQAVKNAVIVPVGAKGGFVVKQPPTPTGDPAADRQALGAEGVACYRTFISGLLDITDNVDRATGEVLPPAQVVRRDGDDTYLVVAADKGTATFSDIANDVAQSYGFWLGDAFASGGSAGYDHKAMGITAKGAWESVKRHFREMEIDTQSQDFTVVGVGDMSGDVFGNGMLLSEHIRLVAAFDHRHIFLDPDPDAARSYRERQRMFALPRSSWADYDTSLISPGGGVYDRSAKAIPVTPEVRAALDLPASVTTLSPPEMIKAILLAPVDLLWNGGIGTYVKASTETNADVGDKSNDSVRVNADQLRVKVIGEGGNLGATALGRIEFCRNGGRMNTDALDNSAGVDCSDHEVNIKILLDAVVSSGELAVAERNPLLASMTDEVSDLVLRDNISQNFRLGMSRADAAGMSGVHARLINDLEQRRGLDRELEALPTEAELARRAADGTGLTSPELANLMAHVKLSLKADLLAGDLLDSAAFASVLPAYFPAPLRERFAAAIGRHPLRREIVATVVVNEMVDYGGITYAFRLAEEAGATTDDAVRAYKAAVEIFDLHTLWQRIRETPMSTAARNELELETKRTLDRASRWLLSNRPQPIAIGADIARYRDGVRALSGQVPTWLTGYLTDDLAERSRRSIARGAPRELAEEAFGLIHRFPLLDVIDLADIAERDAAEVAVLYYALNEHFQIERLLTAVGKLERGGRWRALARLAVREDLYDSLRSLTLDVLTASEPQDSTAEKIAYWESTNRSRLARAGASLAQIFAAETHDLAALSVAARQVRGMVSGGESTALAPTVAG, encoded by the coding sequence ATGGTGGCAACCACCCAGCAGACGATTTCACCGAAGCGGTTCCGCGATGATCCGACCGATCTGGAGGCGGCATATTTCCGGTGGATCCAGCCGGGATCCTCGACGTCGGCGATCACGGACCGGGCCGAGCGGATCTTCCGGCAGCACTTGGAGCTGGCGGCCACCCGCGCGCCCGGTTCGGCGACCACGAGGGTCTACCGGCCGGACGACAGCGCCGGGGTCGGCGCCGCGATCCAGATCGTCAACGACGACATGCCGTTGCTGGTCGATTCGGTGACCGCGGCGCTGCGCCGCCTGGGCGCGACGGTCACCGAAGTCGTGCACCCGGTCTTCGACGTCTCGCGGGACGCCGACGGACGGGTGCTGTCCATCGCGCCCCGGGACGGCGTGGCCGAGCCTGCGGGGGAGGCCGACGGGCGGACGCTGCGCGAATCGTGGATCCACGTGCAGCTGGGCGCGGGCCTGTCCGACGAACTGGTGGACCGGATCGAACAAGCCTTGCCGCCGCTGCTGGCCGATCTGCGGCGCGTGGCCGACGACACACCGACCATGGTCGAGGTGCTCAATACCGTTGCCGATCAGCTCGATCAGGCCGCGCAGTGGGCCGGTGACGCGGAGATCCCGCAAACCGCCGGGCTGTTGCGCTGGCTGTCCGACGGGCACTTCACCCCACTCGGCTACGGCTACTACCACTTCCGCCGCTCCGCGCCCAGCGCGAACGCCGACTTCGAGCCGTGGCAGCTGCCCGGCACCGGGCTCGGCATCCTCGGCAACGGCGCCGACGCGGACATCAGCGTGCCCGTGGTGGGCGCGAAGCGCACGGTGCTGCGGATGGCCAACGGCTCGGTCGATTCGCTGCTGCCGGGATCGCGGGACCTGTATTTCATCAGCGTGGCCGATTACGGCGCGAGCGACCCGAGCGGCCGGGCGGCCTGGGGCGACACCGTCAAGATGGTCAAGGGCGAGCACGTCTTCGTCGGCACCTTCACCGTCGCGGGCCTGCACGAGAACATCCTCGACATCCCGGTCATCTCCCGGCGCGTGCTGCAGGTCATCGAATGGGCGGGTTTCGGCCTCGACTCGTTCTCCGGGCAGGCCATGCTGGAGATGATGCAGTCGTTCCCGCGAGTGGAGCTGTTCTCCACCGACGCCCGCAGGCTGTTCGAAACCGTCTCCGCCGTCATGAATCTCGGGCTGCGGCGGCAGGTGCGGCTGTTCATCCGGCGCGATTCGCGCAGCGACACCATCTACTGCCTGGTCTACATGCCGCGCGACCGCTACTCCACCGAAGTTCGTGTGCGCATGGGCGAGATCCTGCGCGAGCAGTTCGACGCCGAGCAGATCGCGTACTCGGCCCGCGCCACCGAATCGGAGCTGGCCGTCGTGTACTTCACCGTGCACCGCAAGCCGGGCGCCGACGCCGCCGACATCTCCGAGGAGAATCGCGAGCGGATCCAGGAGCTGCTGCTGGCGACGACGTGGACGTGGGGCGACCGCCTGGTCGCCGAGGCCGCGGGTGCGTCCGACGTGCCGCAGGCGCTGGTCACCGAGTACGCCGCGGCCTTCCCGGCCAGCTACCAGCAGGAGCACGAGCCCGCGCACGCGCTCAGCGATCTGCGCAGGCTCGAGCGGCTGGCCGACGGCGCGATCGACACCGATCTCTACCGCCAGGGCGACTCCGCTTCCGCCGAATGGCGCTTCACGCTGTACGTGGCGGGCGAGGGTGTCTCGCTGAGCCGGGTGCTTCCGGTGCTGCACAGCCTGGGCGTGGAGGTGGTCGACGAGCGGCCCTACCGCATCGTGCTGGCGGACCGGCCGGACCGCTGGATCTACGACTTCGGACTCCGGGTGACCGCGGCGCCGCTGCGGGAAGCACTGGCCGCCGAGCCCTCGGCGCAACTGGCGCACTCCGTCGACGCCACGTCGCTGCCGGAGACCAGTGCGCGGCGGCGCTTTCCGGACGCGGTGACCGCGATGTGGTTCGGCCGCGCCGAAGTCGACGGCCTGAACGAACTGGTGCTGCGCGCCGGTCTGCACTGGCGCGAGGTGGCCTTGCTGCGTGCCTACGCGAAGTATCTCCAACAGGCCGGATTCGCCTACACCTTCGGAAACATCACCCGTGTGCTGCTCACGCATCCGGCGACCGCGCGGTCGTGCATCGACCTGTTCGCCGCGTACTTCGACCCGGACGGCGTCGGTACGGAGGCCACCGACCGGGCAGCGGAGATCGCCGCGCGGGTGCAGAGCGAGATCGACGCGGTGGTCAGCCTGGACACCGACCGCATCCTGCGCGCACTGTTCGGGCTGATCGAGGCGACCTTGCGGACGAACTACTACCGGCGTGACGAGGCGGGTGCCAGGCTGGACTACCTGTCGGTCAAGCTGAATCCGCACGCCATCGCCGAGTTGCCGAAGCCCAAGCCGCAATTCGAGATCTTCGTGTACTCGCCGCGGGTGGAAGGCGTGCATCTGCGCTTCGGTTCGGTGGCGCGTGGCGGCTTGCGCTGGTCGGATCGGTTGGAGGACTTCCGCACCGAGATCTTGGGCTTGGTCAAAGCCCAGGCGGTGAAGAACGCCGTGATCGTGCCGGTGGGCGCCAAGGGCGGCTTCGTGGTCAAGCAACCGCCGACTCCTACCGGCGATCCAGCCGCGGACCGGCAGGCATTGGGCGCGGAAGGCGTCGCTTGCTATCGCACGTTCATCTCCGGCCTGCTGGACATCACCGACAACGTCGACCGCGCTACCGGCGAAGTGCTGCCGCCCGCACAGGTGGTGCGCCGGGACGGTGACGACACCTACCTGGTCGTGGCCGCCGACAAGGGCACCGCGACGTTCTCCGACATCGCCAACGACGTGGCGCAAAGCTACGGCTTCTGGCTCGGTGACGCCTTCGCCTCCGGCGGTTCGGCCGGCTACGACCACAAAGCCATGGGCATCACCGCCAAGGGCGCGTGGGAGAGTGTGAAGCGGCACTTCCGCGAGATGGAGATCGACACTCAGAGCCAAGACTTCACCGTCGTGGGCGTCGGTGACATGAGTGGTGACGTGTTCGGCAACGGGATGTTGCTGTCGGAGCACATTCGCCTGGTGGCCGCGTTCGACCACCGCCACATCTTCCTGGATCCGGATCCGGATGCGGCGCGTTCCTATCGGGAGCGGCAGCGGATGTTCGCGTTGCCCAGGTCGTCGTGGGCGGATTACGACACCTCGCTGATCAGCCCCGGCGGCGGCGTCTACGACCGCTCCGCCAAAGCGATTCCGGTGACGCCGGAGGTGCGCGCGGCACTCGACCTGCCCGCGAGCGTGACCACCTTGTCCCCGCCGGAGATGATCAAGGCCATCCTGCTGGCCCCGGTCGATCTGCTGTGGAACGGCGGTATCGGCACCTACGTCAAAGCGAGCACCGAAACCAACGCCGACGTGGGCGACAAGTCCAACGACTCGGTCCGGGTGAACGCCGACCAGTTGCGGGTCAAGGTGATCGGTGAGGGCGGCAACCTGGGCGCGACGGCGCTGGGCCGCATCGAGTTCTGCCGCAACGGCGGACGCATGAACACCGACGCGCTGGACAACTCGGCGGGCGTGGACTGCTCCGACCACGAGGTCAACATCAAGATCCTGCTCGACGCCGTCGTCTCCAGCGGCGAGCTGGCCGTCGCCGAGCGCAATCCGCTGCTGGCCTCGATGACCGACGAAGTCTCTGATCTCGTGCTGCGCGACAACATCTCGCAGAACTTCCGGCTCGGGATGTCGCGGGCCGACGCGGCGGGCATGTCGGGCGTGCACGCCAGGCTGATCAACGACCTCGAGCAGCGGCGCGGTCTGGACCGCGAACTGGAGGCGCTGCCGACCGAGGCGGAGCTGGCCCGCCGCGCCGCCGATGGGACCGGGCTGACCTCGCCCGAACTGGCGAATCTCATGGCGCACGTGAAGCTCTCGCTGAAGGCCGACCTGCTGGCCGGTGATCTGCTCGACAGCGCGGCGTTCGCGTCGGTGCTGCCCGCCTACTTCCCCGCCCCGCTGCGGGAGCGGTTCGCCGCCGCGATCGGCAGGCACCCGCTGCGGCGGGAGATCGTGGCCACCGTCGTGGTCAACGAGATGGTGGACTACGGCGGGATCACCTACGCGTTCCGGCTCGCGGAAGAGGCCGGGGCGACCACCGACGACGCGGTGCGCGCCTACAAGGCCGCGGTGGAGATCTTCGATCTGCACACGCTCTGGCAGCGCATCCGGGAGACGCCGATGTCCACGGCGGCGCGCAACGAGCTGGAGCTGGAGACCAAGCGCACCTTGGACCGGGCGTCGCGCTGGCTGCTGTCCAACCGGCCGCAGCCGATCGCGATCGGCGCGGACATCGCCAGGTACCGCGACGGCGTGCGCGCCCTGTCCGGTCAGGTGCCCACGTGGCTGACCGGTTACCTCACCGACGATCTCGCCGAGCGTTCGCGGCGCTCGATCGCCCGTGGCGCGCCGCGGGAGCTGGCCGAGGAGGCGTTCGGGCTGATCCATCGCTTCCCGCTGCTGGACGTGATCGACCTGGCCGACATCGCCGAGCGCGACGCCGCGGAGGTCGCGGTGCTGTACTACGCGCTCAACGAGCACTTCCAGATCGAACGGCTGCTGACCGCGGTCGGCAAGCTGGAGCGCGGCGGGCGGTGGCGGGCACTGGCGCGCCTCGCGGTCCGCGAGGACCTCTACGATTCGCTGCGGTCGCTGACCCTCGACGTGCTGACCGCGAGCGAGCCGCAGGACAGCACCGCCGAGAAGATCGCGTACTGGGAGTCGACCAACCGGTCGCGGCTGGCCCGCGCGGGCGCGTCGCTGGCGCAGATCTTCGCCGCCGAGACCCATGATCTCGCGGCGCTGTCGGTGGCGGCGCGGCAGGTTCGCGGCATGGTGAGCGGCGGCGAATCGACGGCCTTGGCGCCGACGGTCGCGGGCTGA
- a CDS encoding helix-turn-helix domain-containing protein, with protein sequence MSITVVADTHSDGGDLPHPDAGDALTPRQAAAAIFSSRLSELIAESVVSTEDGSTRSLTLYSLAQHLELAYPDVPVSQSGLYRLIHGDAIPRLDLVIALARVFDVPPEYFVTEEKKR encoded by the coding sequence ATGTCTATCACCGTGGTAGCGGACACCCATTCCGATGGCGGCGATCTCCCTCATCCGGACGCCGGGGACGCGCTAACTCCCAGACAGGCCGCGGCGGCGATTTTCTCCAGCCGGTTGTCGGAGCTGATCGCGGAATCCGTCGTCTCGACCGAGGACGGATCGACGCGGTCGCTGACGCTCTACTCGCTGGCGCAGCACCTGGAATTGGCCTACCCGGACGTGCCGGTGTCGCAGTCGGGTTTGTACCGGCTGATCCACGGTGACGCGATCCCGCGCTTGGACCTGGTGATCGCGCTGGCGCGGGTGTTCGACGTGCCGCCGGAGTACTTCGTGACCGAGGAGAAGAAGCGCTGA
- the mycP gene encoding type VII secretion-associated serine protease mycosin: MKVGSAAVAVLAGVMLAVTAAPAVALEPPQVVVGAPPADDPPGPEEPMKQQKGCLAAGVLPDSDLSRTPPPELALDLRRARALSRGAGVTVAVIDTGVQPQSRLPNLVGGGDYLAPGGDGLSDCDAHGTLVAGIIGAASDATDGFTGVAPDARIISIRTRSGAFSPERPSSDPSQRIAVEIRTLARAITRAANQGAGVITVSLPTCMPVDAQVDQSMLSAAIGHAVHVRGALIVAGAGNAGGAANCAQNPDIDPARPSDPRNWRDVKTISTPGWFGPDVLTVGFTTATGAPMPDSLTGPWVSVAAPGTGIESLGPGGGGLINGVGEPDKLVPVGGASFAAAYVSGVAALLRSRFPNETPREIASRLQASAHAPARGIDNIVGAGVIDPLAALSYRTPPQQPAGLFRSSELPMPAPPRAKDLRPAITATVVILAAVLLGLAGSHLNSGTRRRR; encoded by the coding sequence ATGAAGGTCGGCAGTGCCGCTGTGGCGGTCCTGGCCGGGGTGATGCTGGCAGTGACCGCCGCTCCGGCGGTCGCGCTGGAACCGCCCCAGGTCGTGGTCGGCGCGCCGCCCGCGGACGACCCGCCGGGCCCCGAGGAGCCGATGAAGCAGCAGAAAGGCTGCCTGGCCGCAGGTGTCCTGCCCGACAGCGACCTCAGCCGCACTCCGCCGCCGGAACTGGCGCTGGATCTGCGCCGCGCCAGGGCGCTGAGCCGGGGCGCCGGAGTGACCGTCGCCGTCATCGACACGGGGGTGCAGCCCCAGTCGCGCCTGCCCAACCTGGTCGGCGGCGGCGACTACCTCGCGCCAGGCGGCGACGGCCTGTCGGACTGCGATGCGCACGGCACGCTGGTCGCGGGCATCATCGGCGCCGCCTCCGATGCCACGGACGGGTTCACCGGGGTGGCGCCGGACGCGCGGATCATCTCCATCCGCACGCGTTCCGGCGCGTTCAGTCCCGAACGGCCGAGTTCCGATCCCAGCCAGCGGATCGCCGTCGAGATCAGGACGCTGGCCCGGGCGATCACGCGCGCCGCGAATCAGGGCGCCGGAGTGATCACCGTGTCGCTGCCGACCTGTATGCCGGTGGACGCACAGGTCGACCAGTCCATGCTGTCGGCGGCCATCGGCCATGCCGTCCACGTGCGCGGTGCGCTCATCGTGGCCGGGGCGGGGAACGCGGGGGGAGCCGCCAACTGCGCGCAGAATCCGGACATCGATCCGGCGCGCCCGAGCGACCCGCGCAACTGGCGCGACGTGAAGACCATCTCCACGCCGGGTTGGTTCGGCCCCGACGTGCTCACCGTGGGATTCACCACCGCGACCGGCGCTCCCATGCCGGATTCGCTCACCGGCCCCTGGGTTTCGGTGGCCGCACCGGGGACCGGCATCGAATCGCTCGGCCCCGGCGGCGGTGGCCTGATCAACGGCGTCGGCGAACCGGACAAACTGGTGCCCGTCGGCGGCGCGTCCTTCGCCGCGGCATACGTCAGCGGGGTAGCCGCCTTGTTGCGTTCGCGGTTCCCCAACGAGACCCCGCGCGAGATCGCTTCCCGCCTGCAGGCCAGCGCACACGCGCCGGCCCGCGGCATCGACAACATCGTGGGCGCGGGCGTGATCGACCCGCTCGCCGCCCTCAGCTACCGCACACCGCCGCAGCAACCCGCGGGCCTGTTCCGGTCCTCGGAACTGCCGATGCCCGCTCCGCCACGCGCGAAGGATCTGCGGCCCGCGATCACCGCGACCGTCGTCATCCTCGCGGCCGTGCTGCTCGGCCTCGCCGGAAGCCATCTCAACTCCGGGACGCGGAGGCGCCGGTGA
- the eccD gene encoding type VII secretion integral membrane protein EccD, with amino-acid sequence MSTAVAPAPAGTQPSAEVARARIAVMVSTYQVDVVVPTKFTIETFIDDLLVVLASAIDDESVDFTPPQGQWSLARPGELPIPRWRSLADHDVTDGTILMLSVVESAEVFTPVVEDITDALALINEREFAEFDANTAAIVGLTVLGIGASAVAAMLAWSWTMTGSALWCGLPALLLGGLCWAGAALARRRNAPAMVTLGLSLSATPLLFAGGAMLVPPAYGQPGPFAAANLAAGAVVAAVAAATMMRVSGVGIATLMAVTVLGATLTAAALPLTYADLSVEQVAGGAVFVGIVLLTMAPRLAVVIARIRPPDLPDPGNEVSPTTLTDIFDAETVREGDEHTAVGEQQRHAAEAGIESRARLAVTSLRGLIAAISTVLAVSAVVSAVTSPGGIREIVMAAAIGGLLAMRARWHPDRVQAIALIAGSAVTVCGVGFSLVGAYETPVARLVVGLVVATAACAACVAAFRLPGKRLSPVTRRVIDLVEYALILVVPVIAFWIMGVYTAMRGI; translated from the coding sequence ATGAGTACTGCCGTCGCGCCCGCGCCTGCCGGGACGCAGCCGTCGGCGGAGGTCGCCCGGGCTCGGATCGCCGTGATGGTCTCCACCTATCAGGTCGACGTGGTGGTGCCGACCAAGTTCACCATCGAGACGTTCATCGATGATCTGCTGGTCGTGCTGGCCTCGGCGATCGATGACGAGAGCGTCGATTTCACGCCGCCGCAAGGACAGTGGAGCCTGGCCCGTCCGGGTGAGCTGCCGATTCCGCGCTGGCGCAGCCTCGCCGACCACGACGTCACCGACGGCACGATACTGATGCTGTCGGTCGTCGAGTCGGCGGAGGTGTTCACGCCGGTGGTCGAGGACATCACCGACGCGCTCGCCTTGATCAACGAGCGCGAGTTCGCCGAGTTCGACGCGAACACCGCCGCGATCGTCGGGCTGACCGTGCTGGGCATCGGGGCCTCGGCGGTGGCCGCGATGCTGGCTTGGTCGTGGACCATGACCGGTTCGGCCCTGTGGTGCGGGCTGCCCGCCCTGCTGCTCGGCGGGCTGTGCTGGGCGGGGGCCGCACTGGCCCGCCGCCGCAACGCGCCGGCCATGGTCACCCTGGGTTTGTCGTTGTCGGCGACGCCGCTGTTGTTCGCGGGCGGCGCGATGCTGGTGCCACCGGCCTACGGTCAGCCGGGCCCGTTCGCGGCCGCCAATCTGGCGGCCGGGGCCGTGGTGGCGGCGGTGGCCGCAGCCACCATGATGCGGGTGAGCGGCGTGGGCATCGCCACGCTGATGGCGGTGACGGTGCTCGGCGCGACGCTGACCGCGGCGGCCTTGCCGCTGACCTACGCGGATCTGTCCGTCGAGCAGGTCGCGGGTGGCGCGGTGTTCGTCGGAATCGTGCTGCTGACCATGGCGCCACGGTTGGCCGTGGTGATCGCGCGCATCCGGCCGCCCGATCTGCCGGACCCCGGCAACGAGGTCTCACCGACGACGCTGACCGACATCTTCGACGCGGAGACGGTGCGCGAGGGGGACGAGCACACCGCGGTCGGCGAGCAGCAGCGCCATGCCGCCGAAGCCGGTATCGAGAGCCGCGCCCGGCTGGCGGTGACCAGTCTGCGCGGCCTGATCGCGGCGATCTCCACGGTGCTCGCGGTCTCCGCGGTGGTCTCGGCCGTGACCAGCCCCGGCGGCATCCGCGAGATCGTCATGGCCGCCGCGATCGGCGGCCTGCTGGCGATGCGCGCGCGCTGGCATCCGGACCGGGTCCAGGCGATCGCGCTGATCGCCGGGTCCGCCGTGACCGTGTGCGGCGTCGGTTTCAGCTTGGTCGGCGCCTACGAGACCCCGGTCGCCCGCCTCGTGGTCGGACTCGTCGTCGCGACGGCGGCCTGCGCTGCTTGTGTCGCGGCGTTCCGGTTGCCGGGAAAGCGGCTCTCGCCGGTCACCCGCCGGGTCATCGATCTGGTGGAATACGCGCTCATCCTGGTGGTTCCGGTGATCGCCTTCTGGATCATGGGCGTCTACACCGCGATGCGAGGGATCTGA
- the eccE gene encoding type VII secretion protein EccE, which yields MSFPSVRVAGVERGPFAAFVVVGSPLLAGLSAKTPWWVSAVVVTVLVVTVTVRVNERTGMRWLLDWVAYRTGRTARARERTQPARIRDVQVAAGVCGVNEAGDTLIAMIQLAPNLDLPTVIAERTLYTEDTIPVDTLLPMLDQFGISVDIDIVTTGQRVRSSGSYSMLYDQLIGTHPVVGDRLTWLVVRLDQERNLAALSKRGPCAVVAPKALASATHRIAGRLRERGIAAHALPAAALQDATRLLHAGVELSDLRETWSNLESSVPGRCVTSFLIDWTRLSGVSLDDCWTWNRGRTTLVVSLTDDMAGPRAIVRFIGPAVTTDPPDYLRLLGGDQSTALLASLPTGASVRALRGFESGADIAPDELVTDLAIAIGPNGQILGAISGQPRHTLALPLFDPARYNPRRRTIDVHAMLPVAQQIILRAMVVGADVEIHSARPDSWRQLVTAVGDPRSMRLADPGDGHTGGHDAEAEPPATIAVFDHLPPRASRAHTTVTISEPGGPRRRAVDLAINQVSATAVDVSIPMRTVRVDLIEPRGETRYFDTVDGPPAHPAQASGPVVAPPQPGGRRVS from the coding sequence GTGAGCTTTCCGAGCGTACGGGTCGCCGGCGTCGAGCGTGGTCCGTTCGCCGCCTTCGTCGTCGTCGGCAGCCCGCTGCTGGCGGGCCTGTCGGCAAAGACCCCGTGGTGGGTGAGCGCGGTGGTGGTCACGGTCCTGGTCGTGACGGTGACCGTTCGGGTGAACGAACGAACCGGCATGCGCTGGCTGCTCGACTGGGTGGCCTACCGCACCGGCCGCACCGCGCGGGCGCGCGAACGCACGCAGCCGGCGCGGATCCGGGACGTGCAGGTCGCCGCGGGAGTCTGTGGCGTCAACGAGGCCGGCGACACGCTGATCGCGATGATCCAGCTCGCGCCCAACCTGGACCTGCCCACCGTCATCGCCGAGCGGACCCTCTACACCGAGGACACCATCCCGGTGGACACGCTGCTTCCGATGCTGGACCAATTCGGCATCTCGGTCGACATCGACATCGTCACCACCGGTCAACGGGTCCGCTCCAGCGGCAGCTACAGCATGCTGTACGACCAGCTGATCGGTACCCACCCGGTGGTCGGTGACCGGCTGACCTGGTTGGTGGTGCGGCTCGACCAAGAACGCAATCTGGCGGCGCTCAGCAAACGCGGGCCGTGCGCGGTGGTCGCGCCCAAAGCGCTGGCCAGCGCCACGCATCGCATCGCTGGGCGGCTACGCGAGCGGGGGATCGCCGCGCACGCGCTGCCCGCCGCCGCCCTGCAGGACGCGACGCGCCTGCTGCACGCGGGCGTCGAGCTCTCCGACCTCCGGGAAACCTGGAGCAATCTGGAGTCGTCGGTGCCGGGACGGTGCGTGACCAGCTTCCTGATCGACTGGACCCGCCTGAGCGGGGTGAGCCTGGACGACTGCTGGACGTGGAACCGCGGCCGCACCACCCTCGTGGTGAGCCTGACCGACGACATGGCGGGTCCGCGTGCCATCGTCCGGTTCATCGGCCCCGCGGTCACCACCGACCCGCCGGACTATCTGCGACTCCTGGGTGGCGACCAGTCCACCGCCTTGCTGGCGTCGTTGCCCACCGGCGCGTCCGTCCGCGCCCTGCGCGGCTTCGAGTCCGGCGCCGACATCGCACCCGACGAACTCGTCACCGACCTGGCCATCGCGATCGGCCCGAATGGGCAGATCCTCGGTGCGATCAGTGGTCAGCCGCGCCACACCCTGGCGCTGCCGCTGTTCGACCCGGCCCGGTACAACCCGCGCAGGCGCACCATCGATGTGCACGCCATGCTGCCGGTAGCCCAGCAGATCATTCTGCGGGCGATGGTGGTCGGCGCGGACGTGGAGATCCACTCGGCGCGGCCGGACAGCTGGCGCCAGCTGGTGACCGCGGTCGGCGACCCGCGCTCGATGCGCTTGGCCGACCCGGGCGACGGGCACACCGGCGGCCACGACGCGGAGGCGGAGCCCCCGGCCACCATCGCGGTCTTCGACCACCTGCCGCCACGTGCGTCCAGGGCGCACACGACGGTCACCATCAGCGAGCCCGGCGGTCCGCGCAGGCGTGCGGTCGATCTCGCGATCAACCAGGTCAGCGCAACCGCGGTGGACGTGAGCATCCCGATGCGCACGGTGCGGGTTGACCTCATCGAGCCGAGAGGCGAAACACGATATTTCGATACTGTCGACGGTCCGCCCGCGCATCCCGCGCAGGCATCCGGACCCGTGGTTGCACCTCCGCAACCCGGTGGCCGTCGCGTGAGCTGA